A stretch of Rhizobium sp. TH2 DNA encodes these proteins:
- a CDS encoding glycosyltransferase — MPDVPKLSICVPSRNRQDCFRQTILDLTANPRTDVEFVFADNSNDPDVMDGFMRAMSDPRVCYLPSQPSPLSMVDNWERTVSAATGAWVCVIGDDDYVDPDLVDYILDIEARDAAVDAIGWNRAPFQWRSARTDTKSVPFSLANRIMRHPLGQITGRLFGWHGASYMPQCPYGIYHGAVARHSLDRVKSRFSGRYFEHPTVDYDFSHKMLACVENLVYINRPMSIPGVAKSSNSAAVGDAGRMRQAVDAHRQEYGTEFEEAVLGAGFPFTAETGVAGNIMAAQFWFKQKYGYEHAGWEGNFARAVSTECQLWLEPEEYARHIARIRAAFEAWEGGKYLHLFEPKFVGTATRDPYWGLLENTLHINQEVAGAETPAQFYRVLQDILPERALIEFTF, encoded by the coding sequence ATGCCTGACGTCCCGAAACTTTCGATCTGCGTGCCCTCGCGCAATCGGCAGGACTGTTTCCGCCAGACGATCCTCGACTTGACGGCCAATCCGCGCACCGACGTGGAGTTCGTGTTCGCCGACAATTCCAACGATCCCGACGTGATGGACGGTTTCATGCGCGCGATGAGCGATCCGCGCGTCTGTTATCTGCCTTCGCAGCCTTCACCGCTTTCCATGGTCGACAACTGGGAACGGACCGTCTCGGCCGCGACTGGCGCATGGGTCTGCGTGATCGGCGACGACGACTATGTCGATCCTGATCTTGTCGACTACATCCTCGATATCGAAGCACGCGACGCGGCAGTCGATGCGATCGGCTGGAATCGCGCGCCGTTCCAGTGGCGGTCGGCGCGGACGGACACCAAGTCGGTCCCGTTCTCGCTCGCCAATCGCATCATGCGCCATCCGCTCGGCCAGATAACCGGCCGGCTGTTCGGCTGGCACGGGGCGAGCTACATGCCGCAATGTCCCTATGGCATCTATCACGGCGCGGTGGCACGCCATTCGCTGGACCGGGTGAAGAGCCGCTTTTCCGGCCGCTATTTCGAGCACCCGACGGTCGATTACGACTTCTCGCACAAGATGCTCGCTTGCGTGGAGAACCTCGTCTACATCAACCGACCGATGTCGATACCCGGCGTGGCGAAGAGCAGCAATTCGGCTGCGGTCGGCGATGCAGGCCGGATGCGGCAAGCCGTCGATGCGCATCGCCAGGAGTATGGCACGGAATTCGAAGAGGCAGTGCTGGGCGCCGGCTTTCCCTTCACGGCGGAAACCGGCGTCGCCGGCAATATCATGGCGGCGCAATTCTGGTTCAAGCAGAAATACGGCTATGAGCATGCGGGATGGGAGGGCAACTTCGCCCGTGCAGTCTCCACCGAATGCCAGCTTTGGCTCGAACCGGAGGAGTATGCGCGCCATATTGCCCGTATCCGGGCGGCGTTCGAAGCCTGGGAAGGCGGCAAGTACCTGCATCTGTTCGAGCCGAAATTCGTCGGCACCGCCACGCGTGATCCCTATTGGGGGCTGCTCGAAAATACCCTTCACATCAACCAGGAAGTTGCCGGCGCGGAAACCCCGGCACAGTTCTACCGCGTGCTGCAGGACATCCTACCCGAACGGGCGCTGATCGAATTCACCTTCTGA
- a CDS encoding glycosyltransferase family 2 protein, with protein sequence MSPRLSICVPSRNRQVSFRQTIRDLLANPRGDVEFVFADNSDDGAIMDAFIAGLADPRIRYLKSSDHPLPMQDNWDRTMAAASGDWIVFIGDDDYVDPDVLDTIAEIAARRPTVDAVGWNRMSFKWPEYRPFRGNTCLSLGNSVTLADRDKQFRTMFLWEGAAPIPKVAFGAYHGAVRRDVMERIRTTFCGRYFEHPTVDFDCSFKLLLTARELVYIDRPFSVLGTTSSSNSAAVGRFERVGEIHDEMTGQEASYFEDPAFPFTSRLGVASSILAAQHWFKTKYGIRFDGWEENFTHALAIDCGHAEDKVGFDRHAAQCRDALSQLQGGRLLAAFNPRFLPRRNSGVYTGLRGQYLFIDETIAACRTPAEFYGIAQSVLEPPSELKYHFDQAKHLTPMVSAA encoded by the coding sequence ATGAGCCCCCGGCTTTCCATCTGTGTCCCATCACGTAACCGGCAGGTCTCGTTTCGGCAGACGATCCGCGACCTCTTGGCCAATCCACGGGGCGACGTGGAGTTCGTATTCGCCGACAATTCCGATGACGGCGCGATCATGGACGCGTTCATCGCCGGCCTTGCCGACCCACGCATTCGCTACCTCAAGTCCTCTGACCATCCACTGCCGATGCAGGACAACTGGGATCGGACGATGGCGGCGGCATCCGGCGACTGGATCGTCTTCATCGGCGATGATGACTATGTCGACCCCGATGTCCTCGACACGATTGCCGAGATCGCCGCACGCCGGCCAACGGTCGACGCGGTGGGCTGGAACCGGATGAGCTTCAAGTGGCCGGAATACCGGCCGTTTCGCGGCAACACCTGCCTCTCGCTCGGTAACAGCGTGACGCTCGCCGATCGCGACAAGCAGTTCCGGACGATGTTTCTCTGGGAAGGTGCCGCCCCGATACCGAAGGTCGCTTTCGGCGCCTACCATGGCGCGGTGCGCCGGGACGTGATGGAACGAATCCGGACAACCTTTTGCGGCCGCTATTTCGAGCATCCGACGGTGGATTTCGACTGTTCGTTCAAGCTTCTGCTGACGGCGCGCGAACTCGTCTATATCGACCGGCCCTTTTCGGTGCTCGGCACGACCTCGTCCAGCAACTCGGCGGCGGTCGGACGTTTCGAACGAGTTGGCGAGATTCATGACGAGATGACCGGGCAGGAAGCGTCATACTTCGAGGATCCGGCTTTTCCCTTCACGAGCAGGCTTGGCGTCGCCTCCTCGATCCTCGCCGCGCAACATTGGTTCAAGACGAAATACGGCATCCGCTTCGACGGCTGGGAGGAAAATTTCACCCATGCGCTGGCCATCGACTGCGGCCACGCCGAGGACAAGGTGGGCTTCGACCGGCACGCGGCGCAATGCCGGGACGCGCTCTCCCAATTGCAGGGCGGACGGCTTCTCGCTGCCTTCAATCCACGTTTCCTGCCGCGTCGGAATTCCGGCGTCTATACCGGCCTGCGTGGGCAATATCTCTTCATCGACGAGACGATCGCGGCATGCCGGACGCCGGCGGAGTTCTACGGGATCGCCCAATCGGTCCTGGAACCGCCCTCGGAACTCAAATATCACTTCGACCAGGCAAAGCATCTGACGCCGATGGTGAGCGCCGCCTGA
- a CDS encoding glycosyltransferase family 2 protein → MTHVPTLSICVPSRNRQVYFQATIRALTASLRSDIELVFVDNSDDPSVMDTFIEPYLADPRVKYVPSGATVRPMVDNWEVALEATTGRWISVIGDDDHIDPDVAGLLTRIEAEMPDVEALDWARLFFTWPYPGKPPYSNVVQLLTEIHEVPKDQLKERAFRWDHAREVLGCGFGIYHGAVSRVLMERIKSLSKTNRYFEHPIVDYDNIYKLIMHGKRFVHCRRPLSVMGACPLSNTAAVNDLKDAKKKLEAFHREHKSPIDDWECYKDFPFRAHHGVTACIGMTQHWFAREYGYDFAGFEKNFARSCAIQCEGYPTREEFEVSSAAYREVFAKWQGGRFAKYFKPVWKDRDAAHAFGGMLEGKLYLSDAYETAATPAEYYDMVGGIMLPIESLVIDFENVRVMPGVAA, encoded by the coding sequence ATGACCCATGTTCCCACCCTTTCCATCTGCGTGCCCTCGCGCAACCGGCAGGTCTATTTCCAGGCGACCATCCGGGCGCTGACAGCCTCCCTGCGCTCCGACATAGAGCTGGTCTTCGTCGATAATTCCGACGACCCATCTGTCATGGATACCTTCATCGAACCCTATCTCGCCGATCCGCGCGTCAAATACGTGCCTTCCGGCGCGACCGTGCGGCCGATGGTGGACAACTGGGAAGTGGCACTGGAGGCAACGACCGGGCGCTGGATCTCGGTGATCGGCGACGACGACCATATCGATCCGGATGTCGCAGGGCTGCTCACGCGCATCGAAGCGGAGATGCCCGATGTCGAGGCGCTGGATTGGGCACGGCTGTTCTTCACCTGGCCCTATCCGGGCAAGCCGCCCTATTCCAATGTCGTGCAACTGCTGACCGAAATCCATGAAGTGCCCAAGGACCAGCTCAAGGAGCGCGCCTTCCGCTGGGATCATGCCCGCGAAGTGCTGGGCTGCGGCTTCGGCATCTATCACGGCGCGGTCTCGCGCGTGCTGATGGAGCGGATCAAGTCGCTCTCGAAGACCAACCGCTATTTCGAGCACCCGATCGTCGATTACGACAACATTTACAAGCTGATCATGCATGGCAAGCGCTTCGTGCATTGCCGCCGGCCACTCTCAGTCATGGGCGCCTGCCCGCTGAGCAACACGGCGGCTGTCAACGATCTCAAGGACGCGAAGAAGAAGCTCGAAGCCTTCCACAGGGAACACAAGAGCCCGATCGACGACTGGGAATGCTACAAGGATTTCCCTTTCCGCGCCCATCACGGCGTCACTGCCTGCATCGGCATGACGCAGCACTGGTTCGCCAGGGAATATGGATACGACTTCGCGGGCTTCGAGAAAAACTTCGCCAGGTCATGCGCCATCCAGTGCGAGGGGTATCCGACGCGCGAGGAATTCGAGGTGTCGTCGGCGGCCTATCGCGAGGTTTTCGCCAAATGGCAGGGCGGCAGGTTTGCCAAATATTTCAAGCCGGTGTGGAAGGATCGCGACGCGGCACATGCGTTTGGCGGCATGCTTGAGGGCAAGCTTTATCTTTCGGATGCGTATGAGACCGCGGCGACGCCCGCCGAGTATTACGACATGGTCGGGGGGATCATGTTGCCGATCGAGAGCTTGGTCATCGATTTCGAGAATGTGAGGGTTATGCCGGGGGTGGCGGCTTAG
- a CDS encoding cephalosporin hydroxylase family protein, with translation MDPVEHFRTLVEGNIKGIGEDTSFKALTLNWLMAAIGHGYAQNFTWLGRPVIQVPQDLYAIQELIWTCRPDLIIETGIAHGGSLVMSASMLAMLDYCDAVDAGTVLDPRAGRRKVVGVDIDIRAHNRSAIDAHPMRHKIELLQGSSVAPEIMDQIAKLAEGYERVMVFLDSNHTHEHVLAELELYAPYVSPGSYCVVWDTGVEDLPEGSTADRPWGKGDNPKTAVWEYRKRLANEGRTARDGGKLNFDIDLRIENKITITAAPDGFLKRV, from the coding sequence TTGGATCCTGTCGAACATTTCCGCACCCTCGTCGAGGGCAATATCAAGGGCATCGGCGAGGACACGTCCTTCAAGGCGCTGACGCTCAACTGGCTGATGGCGGCCATCGGCCATGGCTATGCGCAGAATTTCACCTGGCTCGGCCGGCCGGTCATCCAGGTGCCGCAGGATCTCTATGCGATCCAGGAACTGATCTGGACCTGCCGCCCGGACCTGATCATCGAGACCGGCATCGCCCATGGCGGCTCGCTGGTCATGAGCGCCTCGATGCTCGCCATGCTCGATTATTGCGATGCCGTCGATGCCGGCACCGTGCTCGATCCGCGCGCCGGCCGCCGCAAGGTCGTGGGCGTCGATATCGACATCCGCGCGCATAATCGCTCGGCGATCGATGCCCATCCGATGCGTCACAAGATCGAACTGCTGCAGGGCTCGTCTGTCGCGCCCGAGATCATGGACCAGATCGCCAAACTTGCCGAGGGCTATGAGCGGGTTATGGTCTTCCTCGATTCCAACCATACCCACGAGCACGTGCTCGCGGAACTGGAACTCTATGCGCCCTATGTCAGCCCGGGCTCCTATTGCGTCGTCTGGGATACCGGCGTCGAGGACCTGCCCGAGGGCTCCACCGCAGATCGCCCCTGGGGCAAGGGCGACAACCCGAAGACCGCCGTCTGGGAATACCGCAAACGCCTCGCCAATGAAGGCCGCACCGCCCGCGACGGGGGCAAGCTGAATTTCGATATCGACCTTAGGATCGAGAACAAGATCACGATCACGGCGGCGCCGGATGGGTTTTTGAAGCGGGTGTGA
- a CDS encoding FkbM family methyltransferase: MAQLAASKDSIGTGRYRARHFAAPPSTAEALRLLDEIAASRTDFPTLPTNLPLALYGAGNLGQMAKEFLAEVGRDFDFVIDRNADTLGEHPLWRDKPIYAPDAAPAHLMQSHLVLVTVVTAPYVPLEAMLDDLGFAHIAPFYDFAENFRAVHSLSNGWYAPPLSDADHRNAASVLSGFADDASRAHHLQFLAWRQLRQEWLFDGTVVANHNRFSIPEVLDALEADPVFLDGGAHHGSVSLALDRLRPDWREIIAVEPDSANRTVLEKTFNDHWPDERRTRIIGDALGTETGKARFHSGLGYASQISPIGQDTVTVTMLDALDLEPTFVKLHLEGGELDALKGGLETFHRSRPIIAATVYHNADGIWKTPLWLMENLADCRILFRTHSWCGTGAVAYAIPNEKINM, translated from the coding sequence TTGGCCCAGTTGGCGGCAAGCAAGGACAGCATCGGCACCGGGCGATATCGCGCCCGGCACTTCGCCGCGCCGCCTTCGACCGCCGAAGCGCTGCGGCTGCTTGATGAGATCGCTGCCTCCAGAACGGATTTCCCTACTCTGCCAACCAACTTGCCGCTCGCCCTCTATGGCGCCGGCAATCTCGGCCAGATGGCGAAGGAGTTTCTCGCCGAAGTCGGCCGCGATTTCGATTTCGTCATCGACCGCAATGCGGATACGCTCGGCGAACATCCCCTGTGGCGCGACAAGCCCATCTATGCGCCCGATGCCGCGCCCGCGCATCTCATGCAGAGCCATCTCGTGCTGGTCACGGTCGTCACCGCGCCCTATGTGCCGCTGGAAGCGATGCTCGATGATCTCGGTTTCGCGCATATCGCACCCTTCTACGATTTCGCCGAGAATTTCCGCGCCGTCCATTCGCTGTCCAACGGCTGGTATGCGCCGCCGCTTTCCGATGCCGACCACCGGAATGCCGCCAGCGTACTCTCCGGCTTCGCCGACGACGCTTCGCGGGCGCACCACCTGCAGTTCCTCGCCTGGCGGCAATTGCGGCAGGAGTGGCTGTTCGATGGCACCGTGGTCGCCAACCACAACCGCTTCTCCATCCCCGAAGTGCTGGATGCGCTGGAAGCCGATCCTGTCTTCCTCGATGGCGGCGCGCACCATGGCAGCGTCTCGCTGGCGCTTGATCGTCTCCGCCCGGACTGGCGTGAGATCATCGCCGTCGAGCCGGATTCAGCCAACCGCACGGTGCTTGAAAAGACATTCAACGATCATTGGCCTGATGAGCGTCGCACACGCATCATCGGCGATGCCCTCGGCACCGAAACTGGCAAAGCCCGCTTCCATTCCGGTCTCGGCTACGCCTCCCAGATCTCGCCGATCGGACAGGATACCGTCACGGTCACCATGCTCGATGCGCTCGATCTGGAACCGACCTTCGTCAAGCTGCATCTCGAAGGCGGCGAGCTCGATGCGCTGAAGGGCGGCCTCGAAACATTCCATCGCAGCAGGCCAATCATTGCCGCGACCGTCTACCACAATGCCGACGGCATCTGGAAAACGCCGCTCTGGCTGATGGAAAACCTTGCGGACTGCCGCATCCTGTTCCGCACCCATAGCTGGTGCGGCACTGGCGCGGTGGCCTACGCCATTCCGAACGAGAAAATCAATATGTGA
- a CDS encoding FkbM family methyltransferase, whose protein sequence is MEYAFESRLVADLGMNNGDDTGFYLRKGFKVVALEANPGLCRKAEARFADAIVEDKLAIVNAAIWDQSGEVTFHVNLDNDHWSSIETGWAGRDNSQTQPITVRSMTLGELFAEHGVPYYLKIDVEGVDLQVLEQLNSLELLPARVSVEDCRFGFQYLDILASAGYNGFKLLDQSMVPDLRDETSGMAFPKGASGPLGDEIAGGWLSHEDIIELYASTVRDREGNRIADRTHWWDIHAARL, encoded by the coding sequence ATGGAATACGCCTTCGAAAGCAGGCTGGTCGCCGACCTCGGCATGAACAATGGCGACGACACCGGCTTCTACCTGCGCAAAGGTTTCAAGGTCGTGGCGCTGGAGGCCAATCCGGGGCTCTGCCGGAAGGCCGAGGCGCGCTTTGCCGATGCGATCGTTGAGGACAAGCTCGCCATCGTCAATGCCGCGATCTGGGATCAATCCGGCGAGGTGACCTTCCACGTCAATCTCGACAACGACCACTGGAGCTCGATCGAGACCGGCTGGGCCGGCCGCGACAACAGCCAGACGCAGCCGATCACCGTGCGCTCGATGACGCTGGGCGAGTTGTTCGCCGAACACGGCGTGCCATATTATCTCAAGATCGACGTCGAGGGCGTCGATCTCCAGGTGCTCGAACAGCTCAACTCTCTCGAATTGCTCCCCGCCCGCGTCAGCGTCGAGGATTGCCGCTTCGGTTTCCAGTATCTCGATATCCTCGCCTCGGCGGGCTATAATGGTTTCAAGTTGCTCGACCAGTCGATGGTGCCCGATCTCCGCGACGAGACGAGCGGAATGGCCTTTCCCAAGGGTGCGTCCGGCCCGCTGGGCGATGAAATCGCCGGTGGGTGGCTTTCGCATGAAGACATCATCGAGCTTTACGCCTCCACCGTGCGCGACCGCGAAGGCAACCGCATCGCCGACCGGACCCATTGGTGGGATATCCATGCGGCCCGGCTCTAG
- a CDS encoding NAD(P)-dependent oxidoreductase: MKKRILLTGASGFVGRQVARALIEAGHGLVVTMRPGGLERSGLGAHEADVIETPDLFAESEAWWAPPMAGVDAVIHAAWSVEPGKYLDSSRNVDCVAGSLRLADAARRAGVGQFIGIGTCFEYRLPNDRITADAPLGPVTLYAAAKLALYHMLERRFAETGTQLTWARLFYLFGVGEHPARLFPMLHRKLAAGEMVELSSGDKIRDFLDVAEAGSMIARVAGSEQAGVVNICSGKPVTIREIAEEIADIHGRRDLLRFGTANVHPRDPFAVVGVPNIL, from the coding sequence ATGAAAAAGAGGATCCTGCTCACCGGAGCGTCGGGCTTCGTCGGACGGCAGGTGGCGCGTGCGCTGATCGAGGCCGGGCATGGGCTTGTCGTGACCATGCGGCCCGGCGGCCTGGAGCGTTCCGGCCTCGGCGCTCACGAGGCCGATGTCATTGAGACGCCGGATCTTTTCGCGGAGAGCGAGGCCTGGTGGGCGCCGCCTATGGCAGGCGTCGATGCGGTGATCCATGCCGCCTGGTCTGTCGAACCCGGGAAATATCTCGATTCATCGCGCAATGTGGACTGCGTCGCGGGCAGTCTTCGGCTCGCGGATGCGGCGAGACGCGCCGGGGTCGGGCAGTTCATCGGCATCGGCACCTGTTTCGAATACCGCCTGCCCAATGACCGCATCACGGCCGACGCGCCGCTCGGTCCGGTAACCCTCTATGCCGCCGCCAAGCTCGCGCTCTATCACATGCTGGAACGGCGGTTCGCGGAGACCGGCACGCAACTGACCTGGGCACGGCTGTTCTATCTCTTCGGCGTGGGCGAACACCCCGCACGGTTGTTTCCGATGCTGCATCGGAAGCTCGCGGCCGGCGAGATGGTCGAGCTTTCGTCAGGCGACAAGATCCGGGATTTTCTCGATGTGGCCGAGGCGGGCAGCATGATCGCACGCGTAGCCGGGAGCGAACAGGCCGGCGTGGTCAATATCTGTTCCGGCAAACCGGTGACGATCCGCGAGATCGCCGAGGAGATCGCCGATATCCACGGCCGGCGCGACCTCCTGCGCTTCGGCACGGCAAACGTCCATCCGCGCGATCCGTTTGCCGTGGTGGGCGTGCCCAATATTCTCTAG
- a CDS encoding DoxX family protein: protein MNNAILLAARVLLSVMFIMSGASKLVDPGQTAYMITGAGLPAATALAYLAGLFEVVAGLAVLVGFQTKIAAVALAAFGLFTGLVFHSGSIAIPDFPQGANDLLTMFNGLMMWKNITIAGGFLALAAVGAGAWSIDARRGVAQPALA, encoded by the coding sequence ATGAACAATGCAATTCTCCTCGCTGCCCGCGTCCTCCTCTCGGTCATGTTCATCATGTCCGGTGCCTCCAAGCTCGTCGATCCGGGCCAGACTGCCTATATGATCACCGGCGCCGGCCTGCCCGCCGCCACCGCACTCGCCTATCTTGCCGGCCTGTTTGAAGTCGTCGCCGGCCTTGCCGTGCTGGTCGGCTTCCAGACCAAGATCGCCGCCGTGGCGCTGGCCGCCTTCGGCCTGTTTACCGGCCTCGTCTTCCACTCGGGCTCGATTGCCATTCCTGATTTCCCGCAGGGCGCGAATGACCTGCTGACCATGTTCAACGGCCTGATGATGTGGAAGAACATCACCATCGCCGGTGGCTTCCTGGCGCTTGCCGCGGTCGGTGCCGGTGCCTGGTCGATCGATGCCCGCCGCGGTGTGGCTCAGCCCGCGCTCGCCTGA
- a CDS encoding glutathione S-transferase C-terminal domain-containing protein, with the protein MADLSSFKITQRWPAANPDVIQLYSLPTPNGIKVSAMLEETGLAYEPHLVNFSNNDQLTPEFLSLNPNNKIPAIIDPNGPDGKPLALFESGAILFYLAEKSGKFLPQDGAGRYETLQWVMFQMGGPGPMFGQVGFFVKFAGKHIVDPRPRQRYLDEARRLLGVIEGRLNGRDYMMGSDYTIADIALWPWLRTINGFYGAGELVGIKGFPRVLDYVKRCEERPASIKAVNIPARG; encoded by the coding sequence ATGGCCGACCTCTCTTCTTTCAAGATCACCCAGCGCTGGCCCGCCGCCAACCCCGACGTGATCCAGCTCTATTCGCTGCCGACGCCGAATGGCATCAAGGTCTCCGCCATGCTGGAGGAAACCGGCCTCGCCTATGAGCCGCATCTCGTCAATTTCAGCAACAACGACCAGCTGACGCCGGAATTCCTGTCGCTCAATCCCAACAACAAGATCCCCGCGATCATCGACCCCAACGGCCCCGATGGAAAGCCGCTGGCGCTGTTCGAGAGTGGTGCGATCCTGTTCTATCTCGCGGAAAAGTCCGGCAAGTTCCTCCCCCAGGACGGCGCGGGTCGCTACGAGACCCTGCAATGGGTGATGTTCCAGATGGGCGGCCCCGGCCCGATGTTCGGCCAGGTCGGCTTTTTCGTGAAATTCGCCGGCAAGCACATCGTGGATCCCCGCCCGCGCCAGCGCTATCTCGACGAAGCCAGGCGCCTGCTCGGCGTCATCGAAGGCCGGCTCAACGGCCGCGACTACATGATGGGCAGCGACTACACGATCGCCGACATCGCGCTCTGGCCCTGGCTCCGCACCATCAACGGCTTCTACGGCGCCGGCGAACTGGTCGGCATCAAGGGCTTCCCAAGGGTGCTGGATTACGTCAAGCGCTGCGAGGAGCGTCCGGCGAGCATCAAGGCCGTCAATATCCCGGCGCGTGGTTGA